The Procambarus clarkii isolate CNS0578487 chromosome 24, FALCON_Pclarkii_2.0, whole genome shotgun sequence genome includes a region encoding these proteins:
- the LOC138367940 gene encoding cleavage stimulation factor subunit 2-like: protein MTLKGRLEGNRRSTREREEDLEVQNWVLQDLEGSWSVLEGRGVFRRTLEGRGVFQRISDGRGVSGRILEGRGVSGRILEGRGVSRRILEGRGVSRRILEDRGVSRRILEGRGVSRRVMEGRGVSRRVVECFGGSWRGR from the coding sequence ATGACCCTTAAAGGAAGACTTGAAGGGAACCGGAGAAGCACCAGGGAAAGGGAGGAGGACCTGGAGGTACAAAATTGGGTCTTGCAGGATCTTGAAGGGTCGTGGAGTGTTTTGGAGGGTCGTGGAGTGTTTCGGAGGACCTTGGAGGGTCGTGGAGTGTTTCAGAGGATCTCGGACGGTCGTGGAGTGTCTGGGAGGATCTTGGAGGGTCGTGGAGTGTCTGGGAGGATCTTGGAGGGTCGTGGAGTGTCTCGGAGGATCTTGGAGGGTCGTGGAGTGTCTCGGAGGATCTTGGAGGATCGTGGAGTGTCTCGGAGGATCTTGGAGGGTCGTGGAGTGTCTCGGAGGGTCATGGAGGGTCGTGGAGTGTCTCGGAGGGTCGTGGAGTGTTTCGGAGGATCTTGGAGGGGTCGTTGA